The following are encoded together in the Panicum virgatum strain AP13 chromosome 6K, P.virgatum_v5, whole genome shotgun sequence genome:
- the LOC120712659 gene encoding mitochondrial uncoupling protein 5-like has translation MGVKGFVEGGIASIVAGCSTHPLDLIKVRMQLQGEAAAAAPPQPAMRPALAVPAGGQTVALPQEVPVAPPRKPGPLSVGAQILRSEGAAGLFSGVSATMLRQTLYSTTRMGLYDILKTKWTQDNGGVLPLHRKIAAGLIAGGVGAAVGNPADVAMVRMQADGRLPLAERRNYRSVGDAIGRMARDEGVRSLWRGSSLTVNRAMIVTASQLATYDQAKEAILARRGPGADGLATHVAASFTAGLVAAAASNPVDVVKTRMMNMKVAPGAPPPYAGAVDCALKTVRSEGPMALYKGFIPTVMRQGPFTVVLFVTLEQVRKVFKGVEF, from the coding sequence ATGGGGGTCAAGGGATTCGTCGAGGGCGGGATCGCCTCCATCGTGGCCGGCTGCTCCACCCACCCGCTCGACCTCATCAAGGTCCGCATGCAGCTgcagggggaggcggcggccgcggcgccgccgcagccggcgatGCGCCCGGCGCTCGCGGTCCCCGCGGGCGGCCAGACCGTGGCGCTCCCGCAGGAAGTCcccgtggcgccgccgcggaagccCGGCCCGCTGTCCGTCGGCGCGCAGATCCTGCGCTCCGAGGGCGCCGCGGGGCTCTTCTCCGGGGTGTCCGCCACCATGCTCCGCCAGACGCTCTACTCCACCACGCGGATGGGGCTCTACGACATCCTCAAGACCAAGTGGACCCAGGACAACGGCGGCGTGCTCCCCCTGCACCGCAAGATCGCCGCGGGGCtcatcgccggcggcgtcggcgcggcCGTCGGCAACCCCGCCGACGTGGCCATGGTGCGGATGCAGGCGGACGGGCGCCTGCCCCTCGCCGAGCGCCGCAACTACCGCAGCGTCGGGGACGCCATCGGCCGGATGGCGCGCGACGAGGGCGTCCGCAGCCTCTGGCGCGGCTCCTCGCTCACGGTCAACCGCGCCATGATCGTCACGGCGTCGCAGCTGGCCACCTACGACCAGGCCAAGGAGGCCATCCTCGCGCGCCGGGGCCCCGGCGCCGACGGCCTCGCCACGCACGTCGCCGCCAGCTTCACCGcgggcctcgtcgccgccgcggcgtccaaCCCCGTCGACGTCGTCAAGACGCGGATGATGAACATGAAGGTGGCGCCGGGGGCGCCcccgccgtacgccggcgccgtggactGCGCGCTCAAGACCGTGCGGTCCGAGGGGCCCATGGCGCTGTACAAGGGGTTCATCCCCACCGTGATGCGCCAGGGACCCTTCACCGTCGTGCTCTTCGTGACGCTCGAGCAGGTGCGCAAGGTCTTCAAGGGCGTCGAGTTCTGA